One Nitrospinota bacterium genomic window carries:
- the fabF gene encoding beta-ketoacyl-ACP synthase II yields the protein MARRVVVTGLGMLTPLGNSVSETWAGIKAGKNGIGPITKFDASEYPVTFAGEVRGFDPLVWIGKKDIKKVDTFIQYGIASAMMAVEDASLKIGEGSSISAERVGVIIGSGIGGLPAIEYYHSVVLEKGPRKISPFFIPMVINNMAAGHVSMMTGAKGPNSCVTTACSTGTHAIGDSFKVIQRGDADVMIAGGTEACVCPLAVGGFAAAKALSTRNDDPAHASRPFDKDRDGFVLGEGAGVVVLEEYEHARKRGAKIYCELAGYGMSSDAYHITSPPPEGDGAVACMTNAINDSGLKPEDIDYVNAHGTSTGADVIETKAVKRVFGEHAYKLHVSSTKSMTGHLLGAAGGIEAIFAIKAIEEGILPPTINHNEPDPECDLNYVPNKAIEKSLNAAISNSFGFGGTNASLVFRKSDK from the coding sequence ATGGCGAGAAGAGTTGTTGTCACCGGGTTGGGGATGCTCACCCCGCTGGGCAACAGTGTTTCCGAAACGTGGGCGGGGATAAAGGCCGGGAAGAACGGCATCGGCCCTATCACGAAATTCGACGCATCTGAATATCCGGTAACCTTTGCAGGCGAGGTGCGTGGATTTGATCCGCTCGTATGGATAGGGAAGAAGGACATCAAGAAGGTCGATACTTTCATCCAGTATGGAATAGCTTCGGCCATGATGGCTGTTGAGGACGCTTCCCTGAAGATAGGTGAAGGTTCCTCCATTTCCGCTGAAAGGGTGGGGGTGATCATCGGTTCAGGGATAGGCGGCTTGCCGGCCATCGAGTATTACCACTCAGTTGTCCTTGAAAAGGGACCTCGCAAGATATCCCCGTTCTTCATTCCGATGGTTATCAACAATATGGCTGCAGGCCATGTATCGATGATGACCGGCGCAAAGGGGCCAAACAGCTGTGTAACCACAGCATGTTCAACCGGTACGCACGCAATCGGCGATTCCTTCAAGGTAATTCAGCGCGGCGATGCCGACGTCATGATCGCCGGCGGGACGGAAGCGTGCGTATGTCCGCTGGCAGTGGGGGGATTTGCCGCCGCGAAGGCGCTCTCCACCAGGAACGACGATCCGGCACATGCCAGCAGACCTTTTGACAAGGATCGGGACGGCTTTGTCCTTGGCGAAGGGGCGGGCGTAGTTGTGCTGGAGGAGTATGAGCACGCAAGAAAAAGGGGGGCGAAAATCTATTGCGAACTGGCCGGGTACGGCATGAGCAGTGACGCCTACCACATTACTTCGCCACCACCGGAAGGTGACGGCGCAGTCGCGTGCATGACCAACGCAATAAACGATTCCGGCCTAAAGCCGGAAGATATTGACTACGTAAACGCGCACGGCACTTCAACCGGCGCGGACGTGATAGAAACAAAAGCGGTAAAGAGGGTCTTCGGGGAACACGCTTACAAACTTCATGTGTCGAGCACAAAGTCGATGACTGGTCATCTTCTTGGAGCGGCGGGGGGCATTGAGGCTATTTTTGCGATTAAGGCGATAGAAGAGGGGATTCTCCCTCCGACCATCAACCATAATGAACCGGACCCCGAATGTGACCTGAACTATGTTCCTAACAAGGCCATAGAGAAAAGTCTGAATGCCGCGATTTCCAACTCATTCGGCTTCGGGGGGACGAACGCTAGCTTGGTGTTCCGAAAATCGGATAAATAG
- the acpP gene encoding acyl carrier protein — MSVEEKVNEIIAQQLDVKIEEIKPESSFIEDLGADSLDTAELVMAFEEAFDIEIPDDDAEKIQKVIDVTTYIKKKKG; from the coding sequence ATGAGCGTAGAAGAAAAGGTAAACGAGATCATCGCGCAACAGCTCGATGTAAAGATTGAAGAGATTAAGCCCGAGTCGTCATTTATCGAAGACCTTGGCGCGGATTCTCTGGACACCGCGGAGCTTGTCATGGCTTTTGAAGAGGCATTCGACATCGAAATTCCCGATGATGACGCCGAAAAAATTCAGAAGGTCATCGACGTGACCACATATATCAAGAAAAAGAAGGGTTAA
- a CDS encoding general secretion pathway protein GspK, whose protein sequence is MRRILSDQKGIALAIVIWLLVLLAVLSSELVASVKGDVRAVANFSEDRGAYYLAYAGVQLGIGEILRMHDFTFESEEAGLVFGKGSEENIRLEPTRRENIPLGDGYVSYRIEDENRKLNLNVLAKDPVRFSLLFAILFSEGEVDIALVVDSILDWVDADELSRPNGAESDYYASLPDPYEAKNSEFDTLNELRRVRGISESVYQTLAKVLTVYPATGINVNTASPEALFVSGKNEAEIDEIMSFREMNGFASLVDKSDVFTIVSSGRFTGNKMAHHIRAVVKRLPNGNIVILDWTDDYYGEDFVPAISESSEGGRVGGE, encoded by the coding sequence ATGAGACGTATTTTATCGGACCAAAAGGGGATCGCGCTTGCGATCGTAATCTGGCTGCTGGTACTCCTTGCGGTGCTCTCTTCCGAACTGGTGGCAAGCGTTAAGGGGGATGTGAGGGCTGTTGCCAATTTCAGCGAGGACCGTGGGGCGTATTATCTGGCGTACGCGGGGGTACAGCTCGGAATAGGGGAGATTCTGCGTATGCACGATTTCACTTTTGAATCCGAGGAAGCCGGTCTGGTTTTTGGCAAAGGGAGCGAAGAAAACATTCGACTGGAGCCGACCAGAAGGGAAAACATTCCGCTGGGGGATGGGTACGTATCCTACAGGATAGAGGATGAAAACAGGAAGCTGAATTTGAACGTCCTCGCAAAGGATCCTGTAAGGTTCTCGCTTCTGTTTGCCATTCTTTTTTCTGAAGGGGAGGTCGATATAGCGCTGGTAGTCGACTCGATACTTGACTGGGTCGACGCGGATGAACTTTCGCGCCCGAACGGAGCGGAAAGCGATTACTATGCTTCGCTTCCTGATCCATACGAAGCAAAAAATTCCGAATTCGACACGCTAAACGAGTTGCGTAGAGTGAGAGGGATTTCCGAATCGGTTTATCAAACACTCGCAAAGGTGCTGACCGTTTACCCCGCAACCGGGATCAATGTTAATACCGCTTCACCGGAGGCGCTTTTTGTATCAGGGAAGAACGAAGCGGAGATAGACGAAATAATGTCTTTCAGGGAGATGAACGGATTTGCCTCTCTTGTGGATAAATCGGATGTATTTACCATCGTCTCTTCCGGGCGGTTTACAGGGAACAAGATGGCCCATCACATCCGCGCAGTCGTGAAGCGTTTGCCAAATGGAAATATTGTGATACTCGACTGGACAGATGACTATTACGGAGAAGATTTCGTTCCGGCAATATCCGAATCCTCGGAAGGAGGGAGGGTCGGGGGCGAGTAG
- a CDS encoding prepilin-type N-terminal cleavage/methylation domain-containing protein — protein sequence MKRLGDGGFTLLELMIAITLLAGMVAVLSQGFNLSIRVWEAAERRIDGHYSVTEAVNMFNREIKTSRKVYAYDPADNSRRLAFVGNSTSLTYVTPSPRLASGPNVSGLYLQRIVYRPEEKGFLFFEIPFWSIYTPDMEMGEPIEIGFGKIDDFSFEYLVPEARRVGEREEVPEYSWVSEVNLNPEGSFGEDMPNIFPERVRIMIKVLGDGFFVWPSQEIRLFNETGADVVAVR from the coding sequence GTGAAAAGGTTGGGCGACGGCGGGTTTACACTGCTTGAGCTGATGATTGCCATTACGCTTCTGGCCGGGATGGTGGCGGTACTCTCTCAAGGATTCAACCTCTCGATACGTGTTTGGGAGGCCGCTGAAAGGAGAATAGACGGGCACTATTCGGTAACCGAAGCTGTGAATATGTTCAACAGGGAGATAAAAACCTCAAGGAAGGTCTATGCCTACGACCCTGCCGATAATTCGCGAAGGCTAGCCTTCGTTGGGAATTCAACATCCCTCACATATGTGACCCCGTCGCCAAGGCTCGCTTCCGGACCGAACGTGTCGGGGCTTTATCTGCAACGGATAGTTTACAGACCCGAAGAGAAGGGATTTCTTTTTTTCGAAATCCCTTTCTGGAGTATTTATACACCCGATATGGAAATGGGGGAGCCGATTGAAATAGGTTTTGGGAAAATTGACGATTTCAGTTTCGAATACCTGGTGCCGGAGGCTCGAAGAGTCGGGGAGAGAGAGGAAGTGCCCGAATATTCATGGGTGAGCGAAGTCAATCTGAATCCTGAAGGGAGCTTCGGCGAGGATATGCCGAACATATTTCCAGAGCGCGTGAGGATAATGATAAAGGTGCTGGGCGACGGCTTTTTTGTATGGCCCTCCCAGGAGATACGTCTGTTCAATGAAACCGGAGCGGACGTGGTGGCGGTCAGGTGA
- a CDS encoding type II secretion system GspH family protein gives MLFRGKGENGFTLIEILVAVTVLAIAVASIFRVFGGSLRTVTNAEGYARASVLAEAKMNEFLMTGAALQPGRESGIFPDNKDYRWESEVEEYFRETDTNSDEEAGINELGRIATYRLSVSVNWDEGSSLRTVDLATLKTVVEVE, from the coding sequence ATGTTATTCCGCGGCAAAGGGGAAAACGGTTTCACTCTTATAGAGATACTTGTCGCGGTAACCGTTCTTGCCATAGCTGTGGCGTCGATATTCCGCGTCTTTGGCGGTTCGCTTCGGACGGTGACAAACGCGGAAGGTTACGCGCGCGCCTCCGTGCTGGCGGAGGCAAAGATGAACGAATTCCTGATGACGGGAGCAGCGCTCCAGCCCGGGAGGGAGAGCGGGATTTTTCCGGACAACAAGGATTACCGATGGGAATCGGAGGTTGAGGAGTATTTCAGAGAAACTGACACCAATAGCGATGAAGAGGCGGGCATAAACGAGCTCGGGAGGATAGCAACATACAGGCTTTCGGTTTCGGTGAACTGGGACGAAGGATCCTCGCTAAGAACGGTTGATCTCGCAACTCTCAAGACAGTCGTGGAGGTTGAGTGA
- a CDS encoding prepilin-type N-terminal cleavage/methylation domain-containing protein, with amino-acid sequence MGNCRFNQGFSIFEILIVMFIIAMVAGLGVPRFQSSLEKAEIRASAGKIASAIRASRLMSVSEKIPLTVILDGENRKVFAVRDADRESGETEVAITPVELIPENVTLWQGGEQVVKAYVNFHPVGASSGGLFYVIPSGAGQSENGAGWIISIDPISGRVKLTSVKSGRGEAG; translated from the coding sequence ATGGGAAACTGCAGGTTTAATCAGGGCTTTTCAATATTTGAAATCCTGATAGTCATGTTCATCATCGCCATGGTGGCGGGTCTTGGGGTGCCGCGTTTCCAGTCATCGCTCGAAAAGGCCGAGATACGAGCCTCTGCCGGCAAGATCGCTTCGGCGATTCGCGCATCACGATTAATGTCGGTATCCGAGAAAATCCCTCTTACGGTGATACTGGACGGAGAGAACCGGAAGGTTTTTGCCGTGCGTGATGCCGACAGGGAAAGCGGTGAAACAGAGGTGGCTATCACACCTGTCGAACTCATCCCTGAAAACGTAACGCTATGGCAGGGGGGAGAGCAGGTAGTGAAGGCCTATGTCAATTTCCATCCGGTTGGGGCATCTTCCGGGGGACTTTTTTATGTGATCCCCTCCGGCGCGGGGCAGTCGGAAAACGGAGCAGGGTGGATAATCTCCATTGACCCGATCTCGGGCCGGGTAAAGTTGACATCCGTGAAATCAGGGAGAGGGGAAGCAGGATAA
- a CDS encoding tetratricopeptide repeat protein, with protein MAILITCGLLLVVLSLLDPLKIGGKIVSLVDSRQMWPGYSKSEKHLAVTLSNDELTPDEAVRATALYEEVITRSEDSCSPEDFLLRATQEWRKGRNDLAVEDVFKGLNMNPKDTMVRAALLNRLGTIYEKLGKMDWALKKYTEACLVNDAYPWSYFNIANVYLLNLSDYEKAEEIYKIAVQFDPENPFVRNNLGVLYRRLEKYAAAESEYREAIRIYPSFTKAYFNLGLLYQVQEKFDDAEKAFKNALNLSPKDPRILVNVQNLQKRN; from the coding sequence ATGGCAATTCTCATAACTTGCGGCCTGTTGCTGGTGGTTCTGTCTCTCCTTGATCCGCTGAAGATTGGCGGAAAAATTGTCTCACTTGTCGATTCGCGGCAGATGTGGCCCGGGTACAGCAAATCGGAGAAACACCTGGCAGTGACGCTTTCAAACGACGAATTGACTCCGGATGAAGCGGTTAGAGCTACAGCCCTTTACGAAGAGGTCATAACCCGCTCCGAGGATTCCTGTTCACCCGAAGATTTTCTTCTCCGCGCCACGCAGGAATGGCGCAAGGGGAGGAACGATTTGGCGGTTGAGGATGTTTTTAAGGGACTCAATATGAACCCGAAGGACACCATGGTAAGAGCGGCGTTGCTCAACAGGCTTGGAACCATTTATGAGAAATTGGGGAAAATGGACTGGGCGTTGAAGAAGTATACGGAAGCATGCCTGGTAAACGATGCATACCCGTGGTCCTATTTCAATATCGCCAACGTCTATCTTCTCAACTTGAGCGATTATGAAAAGGCTGAAGAGATATACAAGATTGCCGTACAATTTGACCCGGAAAATCCATTTGTGCGCAACAATCTTGGCGTTCTCTACAGGAGATTGGAGAAATACGCCGCCGCTGAATCTGAATACAGGGAAGCTATCAGGATCTACCCGTCGTTCACAAAGGCCTATTTCAATCTTGGCCTTCTATATCAGGTTCAGGAGAAATTCGATGATGCCGAAAAGGCGTTCAAGAACGCCCTGAATCTCTCCCCCAAGGATCCTCGGATACTTGTGAATGTGCAAAACCTTCAAAAGAGAAATTAG
- a CDS encoding type IIA DNA topoisomerase subunit B yields the protein MTRYTSEDILVLEGLDPVRTRPGMYIGGTGDDGLHHLVWEAVDNSVDEAINGHCKSIEINILEEGGITITDDGRGIPVDIHKKFKKPALELIMTTLHAGGKFDNKAYSSSGGLHGVGISVVNALSERLDVTVWRDGFEWSQSFERGKPVSKLKKGKPTRKRGTSIYFHPDSKIFKKTSFSFKSICDRAESKAFINSGLKLTVKDERTKAEKEYLFQNGIKDYLAKVLHGKKVILPDPFYVGSKNPINCEAAFQWTETTESKVESYCNSINTSDGGTHEAGLRNALTKTLRAVMERRAPKGKATPIIVDDVREGLAVIVSILIENPQFQGQTKEKLNNPEVAGQVEAVIRPAFEKYLIENPSVADRLISRVELSAKARMASRAAREDVRRKGIISHRLTLPGKLADCSSTKPADTEIFIVEGDSAGGSSKQARDRRTQAILPLRGKILNVENASGEKLTNNAEINALTLSIGTGIGDKLDMDKLRYGKIIIMTDADVDGAHISALLLTFFFRYMKKLVQLGHVYLSVPPLYRISAGKEVLYAVDDDEKEKHLAKLKGKRVEISRYKGLGEMPASVLKETTMDKSRRTLLRVELVDEEDTDSVFKDLMGKDPEPRFRFITENAAGFELDV from the coding sequence TTGACTAGGTATACGTCGGAAGACATTCTGGTACTCGAGGGGCTCGATCCGGTCCGCACCAGGCCAGGGATGTATATCGGCGGGACTGGCGACGACGGCCTGCACCACCTTGTATGGGAAGCTGTGGACAACTCCGTTGACGAGGCGATCAACGGACACTGCAAAAGCATTGAGATAAATATCCTGGAAGAAGGCGGCATCACAATAACCGATGACGGGCGCGGAATTCCGGTGGATATACATAAAAAATTCAAAAAACCGGCACTTGAGCTGATCATGACCACGCTCCATGCTGGTGGAAAATTCGACAATAAGGCGTATTCATCTTCGGGCGGTCTTCACGGCGTCGGTATCTCCGTTGTAAACGCGCTTAGCGAAAGGCTGGACGTAACCGTCTGGCGCGACGGCTTTGAATGGTCTCAGTCGTTTGAACGCGGAAAGCCGGTATCAAAGCTGAAGAAGGGAAAGCCGACGCGAAAACGTGGGACGTCGATATATTTCCATCCCGACAGCAAGATATTCAAAAAGACGAGTTTCAGTTTTAAATCTATTTGCGACCGCGCGGAATCAAAGGCGTTCATCAATTCCGGCCTGAAACTCACCGTAAAGGATGAACGAACAAAGGCGGAGAAGGAATACCTCTTTCAGAACGGGATAAAGGATTATCTCGCGAAGGTGCTCCACGGCAAAAAAGTGATACTGCCTGATCCGTTCTACGTCGGTTCTAAAAACCCTATCAACTGCGAAGCCGCGTTCCAGTGGACGGAAACTACGGAGAGTAAAGTCGAATCTTACTGCAACTCTATAAACACCTCGGATGGTGGAACGCACGAGGCCGGATTGCGCAACGCCCTGACGAAAACTCTAAGGGCCGTAATGGAGAGGCGCGCACCGAAAGGGAAGGCTACCCCGATAATTGTTGACGACGTGAGGGAAGGGCTTGCGGTGATAGTATCGATACTGATAGAAAACCCGCAGTTCCAGGGACAGACAAAAGAGAAGCTGAACAATCCAGAAGTTGCGGGACAGGTGGAAGCGGTTATCCGCCCCGCTTTTGAAAAATACCTCATAGAAAACCCCTCGGTCGCCGACAGGCTTATCTCGCGTGTTGAGCTTTCGGCAAAGGCGAGGATGGCCTCGCGCGCGGCGAGGGAAGATGTGCGCAGGAAGGGGATAATCTCCCACAGGCTCACTCTTCCGGGGAAGCTTGCCGACTGCTCATCCACAAAGCCGGCAGATACCGAGATTTTTATTGTCGAGGGTGATTCCGCCGGCGGCTCCAGCAAACAGGCCCGCGACAGGAGAACGCAGGCGATACTCCCTCTGCGCGGAAAGATACTTAACGTGGAGAACGCGTCCGGAGAGAAACTCACGAACAACGCCGAGATAAACGCCCTCACGCTCTCTATAGGGACAGGCATCGGCGACAAACTTGATATGGACAAGCTGAGATACGGCAAGATAATCATAATGACTGACGCCGACGTGGATGGAGCGCACATTAGCGCGCTGTTGCTTACGTTCTTTTTCAGGTATATGAAAAAGCTTGTTCAGCTCGGGCATGTCTACCTTTCGGTTCCTCCTCTCTACAGGATCTCGGCCGGAAAAGAGGTCCTCTACGCGGTTGACGACGATGAGAAGGAGAAGCACCTCGCAAAACTCAAAGGGAAAAGAGTTGAGATATCCCGTTATAAAGGGCTTGGTGAAATGCCAGCAAGCGTTCTGAAGGAGACAACCATGGACAAGAGCAGGAGAACGCTTCTTCGCGTTGAGCTTGTCGATGAAGAGGATACCGATTCCGTCTTTAAGGATCTGATGGGGAAGGATCCTGAGCCACGCTTCCGGTTCATTACGGAGAACGCGGCAGGTTTCGAGCTCGACGTCTGA
- the parC gene encoding DNA topoisomerase IV subunit A — MTQLKFTETENIRPIDLKAELKKRFLWYAISTIASRALPDVRDGLKPVHRRILYAMYRMRLIPDNKHRKSAAVVGDVLGKYHPHGDQAAYDTMVRMAQEFSLRYPLIDGQGNFGSIDGDSAAAMRYTEAKLTPVAIEILKEIDEETVPFHPNYDSTTEEPLFLPSRIPNLLINGSSGIAVGMATNIPPHNMGEVVDALVAVIDDPALKTNQLLKYIKGPDFPTGATMLIEKKELRSIYEEGRGTVKIRGDYKIETHVRGNRQIIIHAIPYTVNKAKLIEKIAQIIIEKKIPALHDIRDESDENIRIVIEVKGEADIGKIMAYLYKYTDMEYSFPINMTALDTTNTPRRMSLVEILNIFGEFRVDMTQKRLEFRLNRINERLHILVALIAVLKNLDDAIAIIRKSKSRDEAKDGLKKKFKLDELQVTAVLDIRLSALVSMEVDRIKTEAANLKKEKEEIESILGSRGKKKIKDLVKKELLEVKKEYGDKRKTAIESSSVEEEEYTAADFIHHEDCFVVISKNGWVRRMKKEPNAEQLRFKDGDSLLRVMPMDTSEHIGFFTSAGKVYVTKAHDMPQTAGFGEPLQTFFKFGDGEKLVSVAYLPHLAKEENVKGEYFVVFENGSGFRFAKDSLAETNRSGKKFANVKGDNAVFDVVDAEKQFIYVAGSGGKGLLFKLDEVPVLSGAGAGVKLIKLKGKERVIAVKCVDKKDTIRLVFDSGRDSLFKVGELEIGKRATSGRSYGGLKKNLMVVLID, encoded by the coding sequence ATGACACAGCTGAAATTTACAGAAACCGAAAATATTCGCCCTATCGACCTGAAGGCGGAGCTGAAAAAAAGATTTCTCTGGTACGCGATAAGCACTATCGCGTCGAGGGCGCTCCCCGATGTACGCGATGGATTGAAACCTGTTCACCGCAGGATCCTGTACGCCATGTACAGAATGCGCCTCATCCCTGATAACAAGCATCGGAAAAGCGCCGCTGTCGTTGGAGATGTTCTCGGAAAATACCATCCGCACGGCGACCAGGCGGCATACGATACAATGGTAAGGATGGCGCAGGAGTTTTCGCTTCGCTATCCGCTGATAGACGGTCAGGGGAATTTTGGCTCCATCGACGGCGATTCCGCCGCGGCGATGAGGTATACCGAGGCGAAACTAACGCCGGTTGCTATCGAGATTTTGAAGGAGATAGACGAGGAGACAGTCCCTTTTCATCCGAATTACGATTCTACAACTGAAGAACCGCTTTTCCTTCCGTCAAGGATACCAAACCTCCTTATAAACGGTTCTTCGGGAATTGCCGTCGGTATGGCGACAAACATACCGCCGCACAATATGGGGGAGGTTGTCGACGCGCTTGTCGCCGTAATCGACGACCCTGCCCTTAAAACCAATCAACTTTTGAAATATATAAAAGGGCCGGATTTCCCGACCGGCGCAACGATGCTCATTGAAAAGAAAGAACTCCGCTCCATCTATGAAGAAGGGCGCGGAACCGTAAAGATACGCGGCGACTACAAGATCGAAACTCATGTGCGAGGCAACAGGCAGATAATTATCCACGCGATCCCGTACACGGTAAACAAGGCCAAGCTGATAGAGAAAATCGCCCAGATAATTATCGAAAAGAAGATCCCCGCGCTTCACGACATAAGGGATGAATCGGACGAGAATATTCGCATAGTGATAGAGGTTAAAGGCGAGGCCGATATCGGCAAGATCATGGCCTATCTCTACAAATATACCGACATGGAGTACAGCTTCCCGATAAACATGACCGCCCTTGATACCACGAACACCCCAAGAAGGATGTCGCTTGTTGAGATACTGAACATCTTCGGCGAGTTCCGGGTGGATATGACGCAGAAGCGTCTTGAGTTCAGGCTTAACAGGATAAACGAACGGCTCCATATTCTGGTGGCGCTTATTGCCGTTCTGAAAAACCTCGATGACGCGATAGCGATAATCAGGAAATCGAAATCGCGCGACGAGGCAAAGGATGGGCTGAAGAAGAAGTTCAAGCTCGACGAACTGCAGGTGACAGCTGTGCTGGATATCAGGCTGTCGGCTCTGGTGTCTATGGAAGTGGACAGGATCAAAACCGAGGCCGCGAATCTAAAAAAGGAAAAAGAAGAGATAGAGTCCATTCTTGGTTCTAGAGGGAAGAAAAAGATAAAGGACCTGGTAAAGAAGGAGCTTCTCGAAGTAAAGAAAGAGTATGGGGATAAAAGAAAAACCGCCATTGAGTCCAGCTCGGTAGAGGAAGAGGAGTACACAGCCGCAGACTTCATCCATCACGAAGATTGTTTCGTCGTGATAAGCAAGAACGGATGGGTGCGCAGGATGAAGAAGGAGCCGAACGCCGAACAGCTCCGGTTCAAGGATGGCGATTCGCTTCTCCGGGTAATGCCTATGGATACGAGTGAGCATATAGGTTTTTTCACGTCGGCTGGGAAGGTTTACGTTACAAAGGCCCACGATATGCCTCAAACGGCAGGTTTCGGCGAACCGTTGCAGACATTTTTCAAGTTCGGCGACGGCGAAAAGCTTGTCTCGGTCGCATACCTCCCGCATCTCGCAAAGGAAGAGAACGTGAAGGGGGAATATTTTGTCGTGTTCGAGAATGGCTCCGGTTTCCGTTTCGCCAAGGATTCACTTGCGGAGACCAATCGTTCAGGGAAGAAATTCGCGAATGTAAAGGGTGATAACGCGGTTTTCGACGTCGTTGACGCTGAAAAACAATTTATTTATGTTGCAGGGAGCGGCGGCAAGGGGCTTCTTTTCAAGCTTGATGAAGTGCCGGTGCTTTCCGGCGCAGGGGCCGGGGTAAAGTTGATAAAGCTGAAAGGGAAGGAACGGGTGATTGCCGTAAAGTGCGTTGACAAGAAAGATACGATACGCCTCGTATTCGATTCGGGGCGCGATTCGCTTTTCAAAGTAGGCGAGCTTGAAATCGGCAAGAGGGCGACCTCCGGCCGTTCATACGGAGGATTGAAAAAAAATCTGATGGTGGTGTTGATTGACTAG
- a CDS encoding SH3 domain-containing protein, translated as MIGRKIFALVFVALLILSPVYVYAEAETVMVNHPEAKIRNGPATSYIVLWKPRLYTPLEVLAKFTDEVKQLWYIVRDVEGDVGWIHYSTVEKKVGAIVTANTTNVMKEPSGNSQVLFQAPKNYTFKVVQSNSKWYKVEDPDGDKGWVANPDVWTGRTPQVKKSSPEPASAPAPTKKK; from the coding sequence ATGATTGGCAGGAAGATATTTGCCCTGGTTTTCGTTGCCTTGCTCATTTTGTCTCCCGTGTACGTATACGCGGAGGCAGAAACGGTGATGGTTAACCACCCTGAGGCCAAGATAAGGAATGGCCCGGCGACATCGTACATTGTTCTCTGGAAGCCAAGGCTTTACACGCCGCTGGAGGTGCTGGCGAAATTTACCGATGAAGTGAAACAGCTCTGGTATATCGTGCGCGACGTCGAAGGGGACGTTGGCTGGATCCATTATTCAACGGTGGAAAAAAAGGTAGGTGCGATCGTAACCGCGAATACTACCAACGTAATGAAGGAACCGAGCGGAAATTCGCAGGTGCTTTTTCAGGCGCCTAAAAATTACACTTTCAAAGTGGTGCAGTCGAACAGCAAATGGTACAAGGTGGAAGATCCGGACGGCGATAAAGGATGGGTGGCCAATCCCGATGTATGGACAGGGAGAACTCCGCAGGTAAAGAAGAGCTCCCCGGAACCGGCTTCAGCTCCGGCCCCGACCAAGAAAAAATAA